AGTTGTGATAAAGAGAACAACATTTACTTTGGAATGTACACGGCGAGTTATGGCCTCGCGACTGCGGGTGCTTTTGATACCGCAAACAATGGGATGCTCTACGGGAAGTTTTCTCCAAATGGAAGGCTCGATTGGTCAACCTATTTTCCTATTTGGTCATGGCCGATTGCGATTGCCGCGAGTCGGTCGGGCAATCTCTATATCGGTGGCCCAGTCATAGATTCGACGTTGGCAACGCCCGGTGCTTATCAAACGAAGCCCCATGGAATTATTGATGGTGCGATCGTCCGCTTCGATTCGGCTGGGCACCGTCTTTGGTGCACGTATTATGGAGGCGCCGATACCACTGAAATCCTTGGCATAGCCGCTGACACCAATGAGAATGTAGTCGTTTGCGGCTACACGACCAGCGACACCGGCATTGCGAGCCGCGGTGAATATCAGACAACGCATCTTCACGGAGCGCAGACGCCCTTTCTCGCAAAGTTCGACAGTACTGGACAGCTTCATTGGGGTACCTACTATGGCGATAGCGGAAGAGCGGTCGCCATTGCCATTGACCGCAACAATCATGCGGCAATTGTTGGTGGCACGTCGACATTGTCAGGAGTCTATGCTACGCCAGGAGTTTGGGAGGCAACCCCAGCCGGCGGCGAAGACATCTTTGTTGCCCGGTTTTGTGACACGTTGGAGATTCCGGTGACGGCCTCACCATCGGCGAATGTGTGTCCAGGCACGGCCGTCACGTTGCGAGCTAGCGCTGGATTGTCGTCTTATCAATGGAACCTGAACGGTACGCCAATTCCCGGCGCGACGTCGAGCACCTATACGACACCACTATCCCTTACCAGCGGCACATATCTTTATACGGTCCACGGTACTCCGGCAGACGCAAATGTGTGCGAAGCCGCATCATGGCCAGTGCGGATCGTGATTGGTGGAGCGAAGATTAAGATCGGTGTCGTACCAGCTTTGTGTCTGGGCACGTCTGTCCAGCTTCTGGACACCATTATCGTGAGCGGGCCGGTGAGTTATTCATGGAGTCCGGCCATTGGTCTCGATCATCCCGATTCTGCTCAGCCCATGGCTTCGCCTACTATGACGACGACCTACACGCTCTCAGTCACCGATAGCAATGGATGCGTGACCACCGGCAAAGTGACTGCGATCGTTAACCCCCTCGCAACGGTAAGCGCTGGAGGCAATCAGACTGTCTGTCAAGGTTCGATGCTGAAGTTGCATGCGACGACCAGTGGTGGCATGGGACCGTTCCGATACTCCTGGGCCGGCACGGATCTCAAGCGCAACGATTCCAGTACGGTACTCGCCGCGCCCGCAAGCTCGACCAAATATTTCGTCACTGTGACGGACATTAGCGGCTGCATCGCGCAGGACTCTGTGTTGATCACGGTCATTGCGCCACCCATACTTTCCCTTGGTCCGGCCGTTTCGATTTGTCCGGGTTCGTCTATTCAGATCGGTGCGAAGCTTTCAGGCGATGCACCGAAGTCCATACAGTGGAGCCCGGCCTCCGGGCTCAGCGATCCAACGATATTGCAGCCTGTGGCATCACCTTCAGCGAGCACGCTCTACACCGCGCGGGTGACTTCAAAGGCTGGATGCATAGTAATAGATAGCATCTTAGTCACCGTTTCAGATTCACTCCTTCCTGCGATTGCGGCGTCCGGGCCGCTCACGATTTGTACTGGAGATACCACGAAGCTTACCGTCGCCTCTGGATATGCCAGTTATGCCTGGTCCAGCGGTGACAACACACCTTCGATCTCGGTGACGAAGAGTGGCGACTATTTTGTTCACGTTACGAGCAGCAGTGGATGTGAAGGCACCTCTAAGGCCGTCCACGTCACAGTGCTGCCTGATAGCATTCCCCGTCCAGTCCTGACTGCACCTGCCACCATGATTTGCGAAGGGGACAGTATCGAACTGGGAGTCAATGGCAGTTTTTCAAACTATCATTGGTCCACCGGGGCAATCACACCATCTATTTATGTTTCGCAGGCAGGCTCGTATTATGTCACAACTGCCAATTCTCAAGGTTGCGAAGGCACGAGCCAACCGCTGACATTCTCTGTGATTCCAAAACCGAATGTGTCGCTAACGTCAGCCGGTCCGACCACATTTTGCGAAGGCGATAGCGTCGTGCTTTCGGCTACACCTGGATTTAGTTACGTTTGGACGAAGGACGGCCAACCTATGTCCGACACGACACGATCACTTGTCGTAAAGTCATCGTGCGTCGCATCCGTTACAGCGACTAACTCGGCAGGCTGTTCGGTGGCAACTCAGCCGGTTGCCATCACGGTAAATCCTGTGCCGAAGCCAGTTCTTTCCGGACCATCATCTATCTGCGTCGGATCGATATCCAATTACAGAATCCTGCAAGGCTCAGGCGCCGCAAGCGACGGTGTGCAATGGCAACTGAGTCCATCTTCGCTCGGTACAGTAATAGCCGGCCAAGGAACTGATTCCATTGCGGTGCACTGGAATGGTCCGGCAACAGGAACGCTCACTGTTTTTTCAACTTCGAGGGATGGCTGCCTCGGCTTGACTCAGATTCCGGTCACGATCGACTCGCAACTTTCACCCACGGTGCTGGCAAACGGTCCACTCGAAATTTGCGAAGGTGATAGCGTTACGCTCGATGCCGGAAGTGGCTATTTGAGTTATCAGTGGTCGGAGAACGGGATTCCTCTTTTGGAGGATTCTTTGGAGACCCTAACGACAGCGCAGAGTGGAACATACAGAGTCACTGTGTCGGCTGCGAGCGGTTGCTCGGGGAATTCGAAGGCCATGTCGGTTACGGTATATCCCTCACCGCCGAAGCCGATGATCTCGGTGATGGGTCAGCAGCTTACTGCAAGCGCCGCATCCCGCTACTCATGGATGCGCGATGGAGCCGTGATTCCGCAAGACACCGCGCAAACAATCATGGCCGACTCCGCCGGATCATACGTTGTTTCCATTATCGATACACATGGATGCTCCAGTTCATCTGATCCGTTAGCATACGAGCCGAATTCGGCGCAGCCACATGTGGAGCTATCTCTTGGATCAATTCAAGCATTTCCTGGCGATCATGTCTCGCTTCCACTTCGAGTGGTTACCTCACAAGGGCTCCCGGCGTCGATTGATTTTTCCTATACGATTCGGTTTAACAAATCACTGCTGGGACTTGCCGACTTGAGTGCCCCATCAACTGTGAGCGGACGAGATCGAAGCGTGACAAGACACGGCACACTCACGAACCAACTTTCGTCCACGCCCGTGGATAAGATCGAATTTATTGCTGCACTTGGTGATACCTCCGAGACGCCGATCTATATCGATACGATCGTTTGGAGTGGAGGGAAATCCATATCGACGACCATTGACACGGGCCGCTTCATGCTACTCGGGATCTGCCCCGCCGGTGGAAACCGTTACTTTAGCGAGAGCGGGCATGTCCTTCTTCATTCAATCGTCCCAAATCCTGTCCACGATG
The nucleotide sequence above comes from Bacteroidota bacterium. Encoded proteins:
- a CDS encoding T9SS type A sorting domain-containing protein; translated protein: MNSRLIGVALLCTIAILLVLIVLALTVHAQVPISILSKRSPRSPDNSSIAFIPNRGQLADQFRKPMPEVIYSLDARGVKFYVTKNGFHYVFGKYPSHGPMPQPKDPHVMDSLMHADSVLLYRVDVAFVGANPNPRIETSNASSTYYNYYLPQCPDGITRVPAYQTLIFRDLYPHIDLVLYAGGRNADRSQPANHDHLIIPGSDHGMEYDFIVHPGGDPRQIQLRYDHADSLVLGQNGWLRFVTPYGEMIEERPYSLQSTGGSRIHAIVSHFALHGNTLRFTVGRYDHSRDLTIDPPRLWGSYFGGPSYDLAEAIGVDRRNNVNIVGYTESTMGIATSGAYQVHATNGYQSGYVASFSPSGTMRWATYYSGNYWDLLNALACDTACGIVAAGYTESTSGIATPGAYRSAMPNSSVSLFLVTFDSNGMRRWGTYFGGNIFEYGAGVAVDSANNILLTGFTYSTSGIATPGAYQTTNAGAYDGFFAKFTPAGTILWSTFLGGSSTDWWTNVSCDKENNIYFGMYTASYGLATAGAFDTANNGMLYGKFSPNGRLDWSTYFPIWSWPIAIAASRSGNLYIGGPVIDSTLATPGAYQTKPHGIIDGAIVRFDSAGHRLWCTYYGGADTTEILGIAADTNENVVVCGYTTSDTGIASRGEYQTTHLHGAQTPFLAKFDSTGQLHWGTYYGDSGRAVAIAIDRNNHAAIVGGTSTLSGVYATPGVWEATPAGGEDIFVARFCDTLEIPVTASPSANVCPGTAVTLRASAGLSSYQWNLNGTPIPGATSSTYTTPLSLTSGTYLYTVHGTPADANVCEAASWPVRIVIGGAKIKIGVVPALCLGTSVQLLDTIIVSGPVSYSWSPAIGLDHPDSAQPMASPTMTTTYTLSVTDSNGCVTTGKVTAIVNPLATVSAGGNQTVCQGSMLKLHATTSGGMGPFRYSWAGTDLKRNDSSTVLAAPASSTKYFVTVTDISGCIAQDSVLITVIAPPILSLGPAVSICPGSSIQIGAKLSGDAPKSIQWSPASGLSDPTILQPVASPSASTLYTARVTSKAGCIVIDSILVTVSDSLLPAIAASGPLTICTGDTTKLTVASGYASYAWSSGDNTPSISVTKSGDYFVHVTSSSGCEGTSKAVHVTVLPDSIPRPVLTAPATMICEGDSIELGVNGSFSNYHWSTGAITPSIYVSQAGSYYVTTANSQGCEGTSQPLTFSVIPKPNVSLTSAGPTTFCEGDSVVLSATPGFSYVWTKDGQPMSDTTRSLVVKSSCVASVTATNSAGCSVATQPVAITVNPVPKPVLSGPSSICVGSISNYRILQGSGAASDGVQWQLSPSSLGTVIAGQGTDSIAVHWNGPATGTLTVFSTSRDGCLGLTQIPVTIDSQLSPTVLANGPLEICEGDSVTLDAGSGYLSYQWSENGIPLLEDSLETLTTAQSGTYRVTVSAASGCSGNSKAMSVTVYPSPPKPMISVMGQQLTASAASRYSWMRDGAVIPQDTAQTIMADSAGSYVVSIIDTHGCSSSSDPLAYEPNSAQPHVELSLGSIQAFPGDHVSLPLRVVTSQGLPASIDFSYTIRFNKSLLGLADLSAPSTVSGRDRSVTRHGTLTNQLSSTPVDKIEFIAALGDTSETPIYIDTIVWSGGKSISTTIDTGRFMLLGICPAGGNRYFSESGHVLLHSIVPNPVHDAGSLDYSLAEPGETSVRVLDMLGRTAAVVVSGNAEPGSYHASVNATELPTGVYTIVLRTPSQIFSTRMEVYH